A window of Zavarzinella sp. contains these coding sequences:
- a CDS encoding transposase, with protein MRCGASSFKNKQAKCIKIAWRKALVAVNLSTGLVMEMASELDGEASETTLLAPLLQQLKDHCGEKLIVADRCYGFYKHIAMIKDDGCHFVLRVASITQFIQDPEKPARIGKDRYGRKLIEEHGWITSQKNTKLIAVRRLSIIRDKVQIQLLTDLTDSKRYPADDIAEIYRYRWDIERVYATITKVFQLRHLIGTSPEAGLIQASLCLILFNITEAIKWHISVGNGKKIDEVSGEMLWRDIRDEVMAATRLLRTRDVQMLLQGIKQEVGILERLTELLGNLWKKKWAKSKVGRTDPTKIPNPKPQKLKQTTCHDSVFRVMKRAKK; from the coding sequence ATACGATGCGGCGCTTCTTCCTTTAAGAATAAGCAAGCAAAATGCATCAAAATTGCTTGGAGGAAAGCACTTGTTGCAGTGAATCTGAGTACTGGTCTGGTAATGGAAATGGCTTCGGAATTGGATGGAGAAGCAAGTGAAACTACCTTGTTAGCTCCACTTTTGCAACAGCTGAAAGACCATTGCGGCGAGAAATTAATTGTGGCGGATCGATGCTATGGTTTCTACAAGCATATTGCAATGATCAAGGATGACGGGTGCCATTTTGTTTTACGAGTTGCAAGCATTACCCAATTTATTCAAGATCCGGAAAAACCAGCGAGAATTGGCAAAGACCGATATGGCCGAAAACTTATCGAAGAACATGGCTGGATCACAAGTCAAAAGAATACGAAATTGATCGCAGTACGCCGACTGAGCATTATCCGCGATAAAGTGCAGATACAACTACTAACAGACCTGACCGATTCGAAACGATACCCTGCAGACGACATCGCAGAGATATATCGCTATCGTTGGGATATTGAGCGTGTATACGCGACGATTACAAAAGTGTTTCAGTTGCGTCACTTGATAGGTACCAGTCCAGAGGCTGGTTTAATACAAGCATCGCTTTGCCTCATTTTATTTAACATTACAGAAGCAATCAAATGGCATATTTCGGTCGGAAACGGAAAGAAAATAGATGAAGTATCTGGCGAAATGCTCTGGCGAGATATCCGAGATGAGGTGATGGCCGCAACGCGATTGCTTCGAACGCGCGATGTGCAGATGCTGCTTCAAGGGATCAAACAAGAAGTGGGGATATTAGAAAGACTAACTGAATTATTGGGCAATCTGTGGAAAAAGAAGTGGGCAAAAAGCAAAGTAGGGCGTACAGATCCTACAAAAATTCCAAATCCAAAACCCCAAAAACTGAAACAGACAACTTGCCACGATTCAGTCTTTAGGGTGATGAAGCGAGCAAAAAAATGA